Proteins encoded in a region of the Methanofollis tationis genome:
- a CDS encoding ribose-phosphate diphosphokinase has translation MKVVCTEKSQILAVRIADHLGVEAVETRFSQFPDGELYLQVAGPLDDETVIVGSVTDNDAFIQLMLLIDACEATTNTLVVPYMGYARQDKKFRDGEPVSARVAARALSRGVSDVITVNIHEKEIARYFDAAAHDLSLAADVGEYIKGRGFADPLILAPDSGAADFAMEIASEGGWQADYLKKTRLSGEEVRMEPKTFDVKGREVVIVDDIISTGGTLATATKMLYDQGAYAVHAACVHGVFTGGAYVRLRAAGVKSLVCSDTIERACSAFTAAHRIAEALKKC, from the coding sequence ATGAAGGTCGTATGCACAGAAAAATCACAGATTCTCGCCGTTCGGATCGCCGACCACCTGGGGGTGGAGGCAGTCGAGACCCGCTTCTCTCAGTTTCCTGACGGTGAACTCTACCTGCAGGTGGCCGGTCCGCTGGATGACGAGACGGTGATCGTCGGGAGCGTCACCGATAATGACGCCTTTATCCAGCTGATGCTCCTTATCGATGCCTGCGAGGCGACGACGAACACCCTCGTCGTCCCGTACATGGGATATGCACGGCAGGATAAGAAGTTCAGGGACGGAGAACCGGTGAGTGCCCGTGTTGCGGCACGGGCCCTCTCCCGCGGGGTCAGCGACGTGATCACGGTCAACATCCATGAGAAGGAGATCGCCCGGTACTTCGATGCGGCGGCCCATGATCTCTCGCTTGCCGCCGATGTCGGGGAGTACATCAAAGGGCGGGGTTTTGCCGATCCCCTGATCCTCGCCCCGGACAGCGGTGCGGCGGATTTCGCGATGGAGATCGCCTCTGAGGGCGGCTGGCAGGCCGATTACCTGAAAAAGACCCGGCTATCCGGAGAAGAGGTGCGGATGGAGCCCAAGACCTTCGACGTGAAGGGGCGAGAGGTCGTCATCGTCGACGACATCATCTCGACCGGGGGAACGCTCGCCACGGCGACGAAGATGCTCTATGATCAGGGGGCGTATGCCGTCCACGCCGCCTGCGTCCACGGGGTCTTCACCGGCGGGGCCTATGTCCGCCTGCGGGCTGCCGGGGTGAAGAGCCTGGTCTGCTCGGACACGATCGAGCGGGCGTGCTCGGCGTTCACGGCGGCGCACCGCATCGCCGAAGCGCTGAAGAAATGTTAG